Proteins from a genomic interval of Gordonia sp. SL306:
- a CDS encoding branched-chain amino acid ABC transporter permease — protein MQEILNAATLGSIYLLFALGMALAWGTIGILNFAHGATFVFSVLVANIATKEVELGLPIILLICITVGAVLSLLTQLLVFQKIVNDGGNHRALELRIIIAGIGVSAIPIAIAQRESGASPFGFNTGYEASVYEIAGLRFTTTTIIILVAAIGIGVGLTAWLKKSRQGLALRAIGVDQEISEGMGVNRSALALGTMAVAGGLAGLAGALLTLQLGAIAPESGDPLLIKAFAIVVLGGLGSMGGAVLGAYILAIAETLMIHFELGTWVDAVSFGLIFLVLLFRPQGIFGTKEVRRT, from the coding sequence ATGCAGGAGATTCTGAATGCGGCGACGCTGGGTTCGATTTATCTGTTGTTCGCGCTCGGCATGGCGCTGGCGTGGGGAACAATCGGGATCCTGAACTTCGCGCACGGTGCGACGTTCGTCTTCTCGGTGCTCGTCGCGAACATCGCCACCAAGGAGGTCGAGCTCGGGCTCCCGATCATCTTGCTGATCTGCATCACGGTCGGTGCGGTGCTGTCGCTGCTCACCCAGTTGCTGGTGTTCCAGAAGATCGTCAACGACGGCGGCAACCACCGCGCGCTCGAACTTCGGATCATCATCGCAGGAATCGGCGTCTCGGCGATCCCCATCGCGATCGCGCAACGCGAGAGCGGTGCCAGCCCGTTCGGCTTCAACACCGGATACGAGGCCTCGGTCTACGAGATCGCCGGGCTGCGGTTCACCACGACCACGATCATCATCCTCGTCGCGGCGATCGGCATCGGCGTCGGTCTGACCGCCTGGCTGAAGAAGTCCCGGCAGGGTTTGGCGCTGCGCGCCATCGGCGTCGACCAGGAGATCAGCGAGGGCATGGGTGTCAACCGGTCCGCGCTCGCCCTGGGCACGATGGCCGTCGCGGGCGGTCTCGCAGGTCTCGCCGGTGCACTCCTCACCCTGCAGCTCGGTGCGATCGCCCCCGAGTCCGGTGATCCGCTGCTGATCAAGGCGTTCGCCATCGTCGTCCTCGGCGGGCTCGGTTCGATGGGTGGCGCCGTGCTCGGCGCATACATCCTGGCCATCGCGGAAACGCTGATGATCCACTTCGAACTCGGTACCTGGGTGGACGCCGTGTCGTTCGGACTGATCTTCCTGGTGCTCCTGTTCCGGCCCCAGGGCATCTTCGGAACCAAGGAAGTGAGACGAACATGA
- a CDS encoding branched-chain amino acid ABC transporter permease codes for MTDWYNANAVLLQQTLTTILMALSIQIPMRMGVFSFAGVGAFGIGGYTAAAAMIHLGWATFPAILLGMLLPGVIVYLLGLIVAKLNGLYLGMATIAFTLIVAVVAVNGGELTGGASGLFGALGDLTFGSILVVTLIVILLTQLTESRGLGRRIDAVREDPELASAMGIDVTRYRQLSFLASGLVGGLAGGITTLLRSTITPAEVNFHLVVLALTVIVVGGTRSWIGVVIGSIVFVWLPTVVSFVSEWEEFIYGVIVVLAALYLPNGVLGVIRDGWHRMSTRDIRGGIEPTRPELAKAES; via the coding sequence ATGACCGACTGGTACAACGCCAACGCGGTTCTGCTCCAGCAGACGCTCACGACCATCCTGATGGCGTTGAGCATTCAGATTCCGATGCGCATGGGCGTGTTCTCCTTCGCGGGCGTCGGCGCGTTCGGCATCGGCGGTTACACCGCGGCCGCCGCGATGATCCACCTCGGCTGGGCGACGTTCCCGGCGATTCTGCTCGGCATGCTGCTCCCCGGCGTCATCGTCTATCTCCTCGGCCTGATCGTGGCGAAGCTGAACGGGCTGTATCTGGGTATGGCGACCATCGCGTTCACCCTGATCGTCGCGGTGGTCGCGGTCAACGGCGGCGAGCTCACCGGCGGCGCGTCCGGCCTGTTCGGGGCGCTCGGCGACCTGACCTTCGGGTCGATCCTCGTGGTGACCCTCATCGTCATCCTCCTCACGCAGCTCACCGAGTCGCGCGGCCTGGGACGTCGCATCGACGCCGTCCGGGAGGATCCGGAACTGGCGAGTGCGATGGGCATCGACGTCACCCGCTATCGCCAGCTCAGCTTCCTCGCGTCGGGACTCGTCGGCGGTCTCGCAGGCGGCATCACGACGCTGCTGCGCAGCACGATCACCCCCGCCGAGGTGAACTTTCACCTCGTGGTCCTGGCCCTGACCGTCATCGTCGTCGGCGGAACCCGCTCGTGGATCGGTGTCGTGATCGGCTCGATCGTGTTCGTGTGGCTGCCGACCGTCGTGTCGTTCGTCAGCGAATGGGAAGAGTTCATCTACGGCGTGATCGTGGTGCTCGCGGCGCTGTACCTGCCCAACGGCGTCCTCGGCGTCATCCGCGACGGGTGGCACCGCATGAGCACGCGAGACATCCGCGGCGGCATCGAACCGACCCGACCCGAACTCGCGAAGGCGGAGTCATGA